From the Purpureocillium takamizusanense chromosome 6, complete sequence genome, one window contains:
- a CDS encoding uncharacterized protein (EggNog:ENOG503PF1E): MAGGRVRITKRYIAEAFAPLANVSDPAARGRFFDYVVPDVTWAVAGTSHSLAGTRHTLRAHSDATFDRLGRKLRGPICFTVGRIVLDAAEEGEAEADEPEQEQQQQQQQQQQGRFGSDGGRWATVELLGVATRNTGEEYRNDYLWMTRWNDEGKMVEIKSYFDTYLSETVLNE, encoded by the coding sequence atggccggcggccgcgtcagAATCACCAAGCGCTACATCGCCGAGGCGTTTGCCCCGCTGGCCAACGTCTCCGACCCggcggcccgcggccgctTCTTCGACTACGTCGTGCCCGACGTGACgtgggccgtcgccggcacgtCGCACTCGCTCGCCGGCACGCGGCACACGCTGCGGGCGCACTCGGACGCCACCTTTGACCGCCTGGGCCGGAAGCTGAGGGGGCCCATTTGCTTCACCGTGGGGCGCATCGTcctggacgccgccgaggagggggaggcggaggcggacgaACCCGAGCAggagcaacagcaacagcaacagcaacagcaacaggGGCGGTTCGGCAGCGATGGCGGTCGGTGGGCCACGgtcgagctgctgggcgtgGCGACGCGCAACACCGGCGAGGAGTACCGCAACGACTACCTCTGGATGACGCGGTGgaacgacgagggcaagatGGTGGAGATTAAGAGCTACTTTGACACGTACCTGTCGGAGACGGTGCTCAACGAGTAG
- a CDS encoding uncharacterized protein (EggNog:ENOG503P87E~TransMembrane:3 (n13-24c36/37o60-82i89-110o116-136i)~COG:S), translating to MPISLSPATWNSLGLGVAATWAALGIAGGLRPAAAADLFGITALGSGGRGDYKSGADRDSMVGFAGVLASRDATIALALLYLGRAGRNADMGAVILSTMTVTVVDVWLVWRKKGFNAEMAVLTAGSLIWAVIGFGLRGHFD from the exons ATGCCCATCTCACTCTCACCAGCCACCTGGAACAGCCTcggcctgggcgtcgccgcgacgtgggcggccctgggcatcgcgggcggcctgcgccccgccgccgccgcggacctgTTCGGCATCACCgcgctcggcagcggcggccggggcgacTACAAGTCGGGCGCCGACCGGGACAGCATGGTGGGCTTCGCGGGCGTGCTCGCCTCCCGCGACGCGACCATTGCGCTCGCCCTGCTCTACCTCGGGCGCGCCGGGCGCAACGCCGACATgggcgccgtcatcctcaGCACCAtgaccgtcaccgtcgtcgacgtttGGCTGGTGTGGCGGAAGAAGGGCTTCAACGCGGA AATGGCAGTGCTAACGGCCGGGTCCCTCATCTGGGCCGTCATTGGCTTCGGCCTGCGAGGGCACTTTGACTGA
- a CDS encoding uncharacterized protein (COG:S~EggNog:ENOG503NVGM) — MGDAPGAEALVNQTSLKYTSTRSIFTFNVVNKVQMTVEFLSPVYPDDLRRQSVTSSYINVSVKSIDGKTHSVQIYSDVSGEWASGDNGAIIQWESASNDVVRYHKFYRQDQQPFTESNEVASWGNWYWATGDLHGVSYQIGSDTDVRSQFLNKGSLTGEIDTNFRAVRDRWPVFGLARDLGFVAGTAKSTLFTIGFAQEDAINFQGKEYNPRSVPSLWRAYFNEKDLVTFFYNDFDYATHYANDLDLRIVTDSEEAVGPHYATITTLAVRQVFGALSFTNTEDSPLVFLKEISSNSDIQTVDVIFPALPIFLYLNPDLIKWTLEPLLENGQHHYPNNWAQHDLGTFPNAVGHPKGDDEPMPLEECGNMVVMMLAYAKRKHDDQYLADNWELLEQWAGYLIQDAKIPANQLSTDDFAGHLANQTNLAIKGIIALKAMSEIANMTGHGEDASNYTKIAREYLDFWKEHGIDRKNNPPRTMLQYDSPGTYGRTTHTHKPAPNPLSLKKRTKKEDVMLTWTVIIRPPVQRLLGQGAGPRLHPAGHL, encoded by the exons ATGGGCGACGCACCTGGCGCCGAGGCTCTTGTCAACCAGACGTCGCTCAAGTACACGTCCACGCGCAGCATCTTCACCTTCAATGTCGTCAACAAGGTGCAGATGACGGTCGAGTTCCTCAGCCCCGTGTACCCCGACGACCTTCGACGCCAGTCGGTCACGTCTTCGTATATCAATGTCTCGGTCAAGTCCATTGACGGCAAGACGCACTCGGTGCAGATTTACTCGGACGTTTCTGGAG AATGGGCCTCGGGAGACAACGGAGCCATTATTCAGTGGGAGAGCGCGAGCAACGACGTCGTGAGGTATCACAAGTTTTATCGTCAGGACCAGCAACCGTTTACCGAGTCCAACGAGGTTGCCTCTTGGGGCAACTGGTATTGGGCCACGGGCGACCTG CACGGCGTCAGCTATCAGATTGGCTCCGACACGGATGTTCGTAGCCAGTTCCTCAACAAGGGATCCCTGACGGGCGAGATCGATACTAACTTCCGGGCGGTCCGCGACCGATG GCCCGTCTTCGGTCTCGCGCGCGatctcggcttcgtcgccggcacggcCAAGAGCACCCTCTTCACCATCGGCTTCGCGCAGGAGGACGCCATCAACTTCCAGGGCAAGGAGTACAACCCCCGGAGCGTGCCCTCCCTGTGGCGGGCGTACTTCAACGAGAAGGATCTCGTGACCTTCTTCTACAATGATTTCGACTATGCGACGCACTACGCGAACGACCTGGACTTGCGCATCGTCACTGACtcggaggaggcggtcggGCCCCACtacgccaccatcaccacgcTCGCCGTGCGGCAGGTGTTTGGGGCGCTGTCGTTCACCAACACCGAGGACTCGCCGCTCGTCTTCCTCAAGGAGATTAGCTCGAACAGCGACATCCAGACCGTCGACGTCATCTTCCCCGCGCTCCCCATTTTCCTGTACCTGAACCCGGACCTGATCAAGTGGACGCTGGAGCCGCTGCTGGAGAATGGCCAGCACCACTATCCCAACAACTGGGCGCAG CACGATCTCGGCACGTTCCCCAACGCCGTCGGACATCCCaagggcgatgacgagcccATGCCGCTCGAGGAGTGCGGCAacatggtggtgatgatgctcgCGTATGCAAAGCGCAAGCACGACGACCAGTACCTCGCCGACAACtgggagctgctcgagcagtGGGCGGGATACCTGATTCAGGATGCCAAGATTCCCGCGAACCAGCTGTCGACGGACGATTTCGCCGGCCACCTTGC GAACCAAACAAACCTCGCCATCAAGGGCATCATTGCCCTCAAGGCCATGTCCGAGATTGCCAACATGACTGGGCACGGGGAGGATGCCTCCAACTACACGAAGATTGCGCGCGAGTATCTCGACTTTTGGAAGGAGCACGGCATCGACCGCAAAAACAACCCCCCGCGTACGATGCTGCAATACGATAGCCCCGGTACCTACGGTAGGactacacacacacacaagcCCGCCCCCAACCCCCTTTCGCTGAAGAAAAGGACGAAGAAAGAAGACGTCATGCTGACCTGGACGGTGATTATCAGGCCTCCTGTACAACGTCTACTCGGACAAGGTGCTGGGCCTCGACTTCATCCCGCAGGACATCTATGA